The following coding sequences are from one Culicoidibacter larvae window:
- a CDS encoding septation ring formation regulator EzrA yields the protein MFIEEGLKLNDQLTIPYLWMVIGGVVIVIILIVIIRMLSKGKRNKYQKQLDEIESRRNELLSSDVESNLAKLRLFERSAVLEERYQAWIKSWHEVKHELTDTVIGMQLDLEDNIESRQYKDFAEKAEDITKQLDILSMTITDMQQDIELCMNSEEKIQSQLAETKNFYDQLMKLYSSNLKVLGTHADKIQNQLMKTQDMFHELTMTMKDENKEREAQLFEEIKADLTRLSTILNELPKALVLLNNMILPGLNELKETYGAMRVDGYQLHGLDIAGRIESYEYQLQGIENHIDELHLDSVENSITVLKRGIEETMAILEREHTVREETMTLLKEIEDKMELLRGSREQIAASWNEVSQRYETNIEDHEQFQIFTDNVLEIENQFVVLHVKCTEKQDSYIVLLDQLKTLDYAIKQANHVADGINQKIDILQKDETHVRKQFEQLRYMIHESKRKIARIDVSVLPNDYFLKLDEAVASLGDIEKQFDIQPLNVKRLTELLDIAQHLVIRFFKDTNMIVKTVLLTERAIVYTNRYRSAEFIDDQLKKAEFLYSEGDYSEALDIALTALEEVEPGMYDMLLQLYEEKLQTA from the coding sequence ATGTTTATTGAAGAAGGTTTAAAATTAAACGATCAATTGACTATTCCGTACCTTTGGATGGTAATCGGCGGGGTTGTCATCGTCATTATTTTAATTGTTATTATCCGTATGTTAAGTAAGGGTAAACGTAATAAATATCAAAAGCAGCTTGATGAGATTGAATCACGCCGGAATGAGTTGCTGAGTTCAGATGTGGAGAGCAATTTAGCTAAGCTGCGTCTTTTTGAACGATCAGCGGTTTTGGAAGAGCGTTATCAAGCTTGGATTAAGAGCTGGCATGAAGTAAAGCATGAACTTACTGATACAGTTATTGGTATGCAGCTTGACCTTGAAGATAACATTGAAAGTCGCCAGTATAAAGATTTTGCCGAAAAGGCAGAAGATATTACTAAGCAATTAGATATTTTATCGATGACGATTACTGATATGCAACAAGATATCGAACTTTGCATGAACAGTGAAGAAAAAATTCAATCGCAGTTAGCTGAGACAAAAAATTTTTACGACCAGTTGATGAAGTTATATTCTTCAAATTTAAAAGTGCTCGGTACCCATGCTGATAAAATTCAAAACCAATTAATGAAAACACAGGACATGTTTCATGAATTGACCATGACGATGAAAGATGAGAATAAGGAGCGCGAAGCACAGCTCTTTGAAGAAATTAAAGCAGATTTAACGCGTTTGAGTACGATTTTAAATGAATTACCGAAAGCATTGGTGTTATTGAACAACATGATTTTACCGGGGTTGAATGAGTTAAAAGAAACTTATGGAGCAATGCGTGTAGATGGCTATCAATTGCATGGCTTGGATATTGCCGGTCGAATTGAAAGTTATGAATACCAATTACAAGGCATTGAAAATCATATTGATGAATTACATTTAGATTCAGTTGAAAATTCGATTACCGTGTTAAAGCGTGGTATTGAGGAAACAATGGCAATCTTAGAGCGCGAACATACCGTTCGTGAAGAAACAATGACCTTGTTAAAAGAGATTGAAGATAAAATGGAGTTGTTACGCGGTAGCCGTGAGCAAATTGCTGCCAGCTGGAATGAAGTATCGCAACGTTATGAAACCAACATTGAAGATCATGAGCAATTTCAAATCTTTACCGATAATGTGCTTGAGATTGAAAACCAATTTGTTGTTTTGCATGTTAAGTGCACTGAAAAACAAGATTCATATATTGTTTTACTTGACCAACTGAAGACTTTGGATTATGCAATTAAGCAAGCAAATCATGTTGCTGATGGCATTAATCAAAAAATAGATATTCTGCAAAAAGATGAAACTCATGTGCGCAAACAATTTGAGCAGTTGCGTTATATGATTCATGAATCAAAACGAAAAATTGCACGCATTGATGTATCAGTTTTACCAAATGACTATTTCCTTAAATTAGACGAAGCAGTCGCCTCGCTCGGAGATATTGAAAAACAATTTGATATCCAGCCATTAAATGTGAAGCGTCTGACTGAATTACTCGATATTGCTCAGCACTTAGTTATCCGTTTCTTTAAAGATACGAACATGATTGTGAAAACGGTGCTGCTGACGGAACGAGCCATTGTATATACCAACCGTTATCGTTCAGCTGAGTTTATAGATGACCAGTTGAAAAAAGCCGAGTTCCTTTATTCAGAAGGGGATTACAGTGAAGCCTTGGATATTGCGCTTACTGCTCTTGAAGAAGTAGAACCGGGTATGTATGATATGTTGTTGCAGTTGTATGAAGAAAAACTTCAAACAGCATAA
- the thiI gene encoding tRNA uracil 4-sulfurtransferase ThiI: MTYDYTHVLIRYGELMTKGKNRKTFIGRLQENVRAALLPFPEVTLETAHDRMYVVLNGTQSEAVCESLQKVFGIHSMSLAIKVATDEAAIMAAALWAIEQLDISTFKAEVKRSFKQFPILSTDFARMVGGHVLRNTENITVDVHNPDVTLLVEVREAFTYVMCGVLQGAGGYPVGVAGKGMLMISGGIDSPVAGFLATKRGVMLEAVHFESPPYTNAQAKQKVIDLLHQLTDYTPYVTTHIVPFTQLQVAINRFVDEKYQMTVMRRMMYRIAQWLAYRRRCEILVNGENIGQVASQTLHSMKVINSVVSIPVIRPVATYDKNEIIDIAKKIGTYDISIRPFEDCCTIFTPKHPATMPKEKFVLEQEARFDWEPLVEACVRNTERIVIDKTYSKLSDDELDLF, encoded by the coding sequence ATGACTTATGATTATACCCATGTATTGATTCGCTATGGTGAATTAATGACTAAGGGCAAGAATCGAAAAACTTTTATTGGCCGATTGCAGGAGAATGTGCGGGCGGCTTTATTGCCATTTCCTGAGGTTACTTTGGAAACCGCACATGATCGGATGTATGTCGTTCTTAATGGCACTCAATCTGAGGCGGTTTGTGAGAGTTTACAAAAGGTGTTTGGCATTCATTCAATGAGTTTAGCGATTAAGGTCGCTACTGATGAAGCTGCAATTATGGCTGCAGCTTTATGGGCAATTGAACAACTGGATATCAGTACATTTAAAGCTGAGGTCAAGCGAAGTTTTAAACAATTTCCTATCCTGAGTACAGATTTTGCCCGTATGGTTGGTGGACATGTTTTGCGTAATACTGAGAATATTACCGTGGATGTACATAATCCTGATGTTACTCTTTTAGTAGAGGTACGTGAAGCTTTTACATATGTGATGTGCGGCGTTTTACAAGGTGCCGGTGGTTATCCGGTTGGGGTTGCCGGTAAAGGTATGCTAATGATTTCAGGTGGTATTGATAGTCCTGTTGCCGGTTTTTTGGCGACTAAGCGCGGAGTCATGCTTGAGGCTGTGCATTTTGAGTCACCGCCGTATACTAATGCGCAGGCGAAACAGAAAGTAATTGATTTATTACATCAATTGACCGATTATACGCCTTATGTGACAACCCATATTGTGCCGTTTACACAACTGCAGGTAGCAATTAACCGTTTTGTTGATGAGAAATATCAAATGACGGTGATGCGACGGATGATGTATCGTATTGCTCAGTGGCTGGCATATCGACGTCGCTGTGAGATTCTTGTGAATGGTGAGAATATCGGACAAGTAGCTTCACAAACATTACATAGTATGAAGGTAATTAATAGTGTAGTGTCGATTCCGGTTATTCGTCCAGTTGCGACTTATGATAAAAACGAAATTATTGATATTGCTAAGAAAATTGGTACATATGATATTTCAATTCGTCCGTTTGAAGATTGTTGTACTATTTTTACACCAAAGCACCCGGCAACGATGCCAAAAGAAAAGTTTGTTTTGGAACAAGAGGCACGATTTGATTGGGAGCCGTTGGTTGAAGCTTGTGTTCGCAATACCGAGCGAATTGTTATCGATAAGACATATTCAAAATTGTCAGATGATGAATTGGATTTATTTTAA
- a CDS encoding MFS transporter, producing the protein MYKGMSKKLIIMLFAYFLIGVVNGLGHPATPALIKAVGAPENIFGFFMAAMTLAQFFASPMWGTLSDKYGRWLLFLGPLGYGFCQLLFAYGTYVPVLIFARFLSGFFVVITFTVHIAYFSDIAKPEHRSKVIALATMLFAFGAAFSPFIGGAIGELDYHLPFILQAVAGVILGVFFLFTVRDYKKHEPMPGANKRPSLRQLLWSDEVRETIKRYRHTILPTVFIIIILLVTANSLFTGVVPYFLSFQLHYTTAEIGLITGIIGLVAAVLNLVFVPMFQKRMSPTRLMFSIAVMGSVGVALVIVSFLFQSPMVIFVVLSTILFTTSTNVQVAGQMVVESISRREDAGALFGVRQSVQALGNVIGFVGLSVLFALGGYVPFYAAAVLFVVAALFCWFIVRKRVNREPRPE; encoded by the coding sequence ATGTATAAAGGAATGTCTAAGAAACTCATTATTATGTTGTTTGCTTATTTTTTAATCGGGGTCGTCAACGGTCTCGGTCATCCGGCAACTCCGGCGTTAATTAAAGCGGTTGGAGCTCCGGAAAATATTTTCGGTTTTTTCATGGCAGCGATGACACTGGCACAATTTTTTGCTTCGCCAATGTGGGGAACATTATCAGATAAATATGGTCGCTGGTTGCTATTTTTAGGGCCGCTTGGCTATGGGTTCTGTCAGTTGTTGTTTGCTTATGGGACGTATGTACCGGTGCTGATTTTTGCTCGCTTTTTATCCGGTTTTTTCGTAGTTATTACTTTTACTGTGCATATTGCGTATTTTAGTGATATTGCCAAGCCGGAGCATCGTTCTAAGGTTATTGCACTGGCAACGATGTTATTTGCTTTTGGGGCAGCTTTTTCACCGTTCATCGGTGGCGCAATCGGTGAGCTGGATTATCACTTGCCATTTATTTTGCAGGCAGTTGCCGGAGTGATTTTAGGGGTATTCTTTCTATTTACAGTTCGTGATTATAAGAAGCATGAGCCGATGCCGGGCGCAAACAAGCGGCCTTCGTTACGGCAGCTGTTGTGGAGCGATGAGGTAAGAGAGACGATCAAACGGTATCGTCATACGATTTTACCAACAGTGTTTATAATTATTATTTTGTTGGTAACAGCGAACTCGTTGTTTACCGGGGTTGTACCATACTTCTTATCATTCCAGTTGCATTATACGACTGCAGAAATTGGACTGATTACTGGGATAATTGGTTTAGTGGCCGCAGTATTGAATTTGGTATTTGTGCCGATGTTCCAAAAACGGATGTCACCGACCAGATTAATGTTTTCAATTGCGGTGATGGGCAGCGTTGGTGTCGCTTTGGTGATTGTAAGCTTCTTATTTCAATCACCAATGGTCATTTTTGTAGTTTTAAGTACAATTCTATTTACCACTTCGACGAATGTTCAGGTTGCCGGCCAAATGGTGGTTGAATCAATTTCCCGTCGTGAAGATGCCGGCGCTTTGTTTGGCGTTCGTCAGTCAGTGCAGGCACTAGGAAATGTTATTGGTTTTGTTGGTCTGTCGGTGTTGTTTGCGCTCGGTGGCTATGTTCCTTTTTACGCAGCTGCAGTGCTCTTTGTTGTCGCCGCTTTGTTCTGCTGGTTTATTGTCAGAAAACGCGTAAATCGCGAGCCGCGCCCCGAGTAG
- a CDS encoding FUSC family protein: MDKWQRIKQQIPMRIIKSGIAVALAFVTMPLFISGTQFYASIGALRTMRESIAGSIQIIIQQLIANFVGFAFAAFFGFIFGINIISVSFGIMALFLVIKYAKLGDSYLMAGVTLMSIMLLATDDTSLIQRGFDRFISTGYGMIIAFIVNITIFRPKFSNDIEMILTMISEKIDRWFASGSKKEQGTIFNQLSESTDQLESKIGLIRQDMRTKIATRNDKRLQHKIFATIMNSTRQELRIIKALGVFERDEYGSLYTLIHSLFVIEHDIIIDIFAMESYRHYWELIIHDTKNEIYRSMQDHLIYTHPRFNDTVALMHALTIYFDYLSTMMTYVRSGEGEACEWTQSISLPEIEAAEEQDK; this comes from the coding sequence ATGGACAAGTGGCAACGAATTAAACAGCAAATACCAATGCGGATTATTAAGTCAGGGATCGCAGTAGCTTTGGCTTTTGTTACTATGCCCTTGTTTATCAGCGGAACCCAGTTCTACGCTTCTATTGGTGCATTGCGGACAATGCGCGAATCGATTGCCGGCTCAATTCAGATTATTATTCAGCAGCTGATTGCTAACTTTGTCGGGTTTGCTTTTGCCGCTTTTTTTGGCTTTATTTTCGGTATTAACATCATTAGTGTTTCATTTGGGATTATGGCTTTATTTTTAGTTATTAAGTACGCCAAACTTGGTGATAGCTATTTGATGGCCGGTGTGACCTTAATGTCGATTATGTTATTGGCTACAGATGATACATCTTTAATTCAACGTGGGTTTGACCGCTTTATTTCTACCGGCTATGGTATGATTATTGCTTTTATTGTTAATATTACTATCTTCCGGCCGAAATTCAGCAATGATATTGAAATGATTTTAACAATGATTTCCGAGAAGATTGATCGTTGGTTCGCAAGCGGCAGTAAAAAAGAGCAGGGAACTATTTTTAATCAGTTGAGTGAGTCAACTGATCAGCTTGAGAGCAAGATTGGGCTTATCCGTCAGGATATGCGGACCAAAATTGCTACGCGTAATGATAAACGTTTGCAACATAAAATTTTTGCAACGATTATGAATTCAACCAGGCAGGAACTAAGGATTATTAAGGCGCTGGGTGTTTTTGAACGAGATGAGTATGGAAGCTTGTATACCTTAATTCATAGTTTATTTGTTATTGAGCATGATATTATTATTGATATTTTTGCCATGGAGAGCTACCGCCACTATTGGGAACTGATTATTCATGATACCAAGAATGAAATTTATCGTTCAATGCAGGATCATCTGATATATACGCATCCGCGGTTTAATGATACGGTAGCATTGATGCATGCATTAACAATATATTTTGATTATCTGTCTACAATGATGACTTATGTTCGTAGCGGTGAGGGCGAGGCTTGCGAATGGACGCAGTCGATTTCCTTGCCGGAAATCGAGGCAGCAGAGGAACAAGATAAATAA
- a CDS encoding cysteine desulfurase family protein: MIYLDFAATTPTNPEVLKAFDEVTINYFGNTGSLHDVGVKAATLVEHSRNQVAELLKVKPEEIIFTSGATEANNLAIKGVALANKHRGNHVITTKIEHASVYDTCQFLETYFGFDVTYLNVDEYCRVDPAELAASMRDDTVLVSIMHVNSEVGSIQPIAELAEIVRQNPKTYFHVDMVQSFGKVPFVFEDLDIDMASFSMHKIFGLKGSGFLYKKNTVQIAPLISGGLQENGFRGGTQNTAAEIVVAKTVRLAVENFEAKFSHTMDMRNRLFAGIEAIPGVVINTPQIGFSPAMVNFSVVGAKPESIVHALAEREIYISTRSACSAKNGKPSRVLQAMPISHERAISGLRISVSYVTTAEEIDATIAALAEIVATIEKSA, encoded by the coding sequence ATGATATATTTAGATTTTGCAGCTACTACACCAACCAATCCGGAGGTGTTGAAGGCTTTTGATGAGGTTACTATTAACTATTTTGGCAATACCGGTTCATTACATGATGTCGGCGTGAAGGCTGCGACCTTGGTCGAGCATTCACGCAACCAGGTTGCTGAGCTTTTGAAAGTAAAGCCCGAGGAGATTATTTTTACCAGCGGTGCAACTGAAGCCAATAACCTTGCTATTAAAGGCGTGGCGTTGGCGAATAAGCATCGTGGCAACCATGTTATTACTACTAAAATTGAGCATGCGTCAGTATACGATACTTGTCAATTTTTGGAGACTTATTTTGGTTTTGATGTGACTTATTTGAATGTTGATGAGTATTGCCGCGTTGATCCGGCTGAGCTTGCAGCCAGTATGCGTGACGATACTGTGTTGGTTTCAATTATGCATGTGAACAGTGAAGTTGGCAGCATTCAGCCGATTGCTGAGTTGGCAGAGATTGTACGACAAAATCCGAAGACTTATTTTCATGTTGATATGGTACAATCATTTGGTAAAGTGCCATTTGTATTTGAAGATTTAGACATTGACATGGCTTCGTTTTCGATGCATAAAATATTTGGTTTAAAGGGCAGTGGCTTTTTATATAAGAAAAATACGGTTCAGATTGCACCGTTAATTAGTGGTGGTTTGCAAGAAAATGGCTTCCGTGGCGGGACGCAGAATACGGCAGCGGAGATTGTTGTTGCCAAAACTGTTCGCTTAGCAGTTGAAAATTTTGAAGCAAAGTTTAGTCATACTATGGATATGCGCAATCGTTTGTTTGCCGGAATTGAAGCGATACCGGGTGTTGTTATTAATACGCCGCAAATTGGTTTTTCACCGGCGATGGTGAATTTTTCAGTTGTCGGTGCGAAACCGGAAAGTATTGTGCATGCGCTTGCGGAGCGGGAAATTTATATTTCTACACGTTCGGCATGTTCAGCTAAAAACGGTAAGCCGTCGCGAGTATTACAGGCGATGCCGATTAGTCATGAGCGGGCAATCAGCGGACTGCGGATTAGTGTTTCGTATGTAACGACCGCAGAAGAAATTGATGCAACAATTGCAGCTTTGGCTGAAATCGTTGCGACGATTGAAAAGAGTGCCTAA
- the rpsD gene encoding 30S ribosomal protein S4, whose amino-acid sequence MARYTGPSWRLSRRLGISLSETGKELRKRNYAPGQHGNAKRRPKLSEYGKQLQMKQTVRHMYGLNERQFRTTFDHAAKMKGKQGENFLFLLESRLDNLVYRMGLARTRRGARQLVNHGHIQVDGRRVDIPSYRVKIGQTISVQDKSRGNSSIKEALESNVSTLDFVTFDETSMSGQYLRLPERNELNEQIEESLIVEFYNR is encoded by the coding sequence ATGGCACGTTACACAGGACCAAGTTGGCGTTTATCACGTCGCTTAGGAATCTCATTATCAGAAACAGGAAAAGAATTACGTAAACGTAATTACGCTCCAGGACAACACGGAAACGCAAAACGTCGTCCGAAATTGTCTGAATACGGAAAACAATTACAAATGAAACAAACTGTACGTCATATGTATGGATTAAACGAACGTCAGTTCCGTACTACATTTGACCATGCAGCAAAAATGAAAGGGAAACAAGGTGAAAACTTCTTGTTCTTACTTGAATCACGTTTAGATAACCTTGTCTACCGTATGGGACTTGCCCGCACACGTCGTGGTGCACGTCAATTAGTTAACCACGGACACATCCAAGTAGATGGTCGTCGTGTTGACATCCCTTCTTACCGTGTGAAAATCGGACAAACAATCAGTGTTCAAGATAAATCACGTGGCAACTCTTCAATCAAAGAAGCTTTAGAATCAAATGTATCTACATTAGATTTCGTAACATTCGACGAAACTTCAATGAGCGGACAATACTTACGTTTACCAGAACGTAATGAATTAAACGAACAAATCGAAGAATCATTAATCGTTGAGTTCTACAACCGTTAA